The DNA segment CAAGAGCATCGAGGTCCTTGCAGTGAGTCTTGTTACACAGCCCTGACCGAACCCACCCACTGCATGTTGCAGGTGCACTTGAGActgagctggggttttttttgttacctGGAAGGGTTTTCCAGCTTCAAATGGAAACCTGGGAGCTgtcctctcctcctttccccagttATTCTGGAACATCGAATTGCAGACGATgacttttttgttgtcttcatTGAAGCGCGGATTGAAGTGGAAGGCAATGTCATTCCCCTTCTTGAAATCCAGTGAAAACCTGCAAAGACAGTAACAGGTGCGCTGCTTTTTCTACAAAAGCCCTGGGCTCTCTTACAGGGCTTGCCAAAAGTGGCAGCAAGTGGGCAGAACCCCAGGGCCCGTCGGGCACTGACAGGGCATTTACACATTGTATAATATTTGATTTTACACCAGGCAGGTGTTATTCAGGAATGGAAAGCAAATTCCAGCACCCCTGCTCCATCCAGTGgcaccccaggacccccctGGCCCTCGGTGCTGGATGCCCCGGTACCTGTTTGGGTTGGGGTTGACTGTTCCCATGATGGTTATGAGCATCCGAGGCATGAGTCCTGCCTGCAGGGGCAGGTCGAAGGGGACTTTCTGGGAGACAACAGGAATTCAGTGTTAGCTAAAAAGCACATCGAAAGCCAAAATGTTCAGGCACAGGCTGGCGCTTGGTGTGACAACACACCGGGGCAGCCCTGTGACACAGTGACCACCCATGCCACCCCCCAGGGGACAGTCAGCCCCAGATCCCTCCCATGGCCAAGCGCAATCGGGCAGTGAAGACACAGAAACCCTTAGAATATGACAGAGCTGTTACCATTGGAGGAGCTGGTCCCCCCTGCGGAGGAGGGGGCCCAAATCCAGGGCCACTGGATGGTTGTCCTGGGGCAGGATACGACCCTGGTCCTGCTGGTGCTCCAGGGAATGCTCCAGGTGCTCCGGGATATGGTCCCTGTCCTGGTGCTCCAGGATATGCCCCTGGTGCTCCGGGATATGCCCCTGGTGCTCCGGGATATGCTGCTGGTGCACCAGGATAGGACCCTGGAGGGCTGGGGTATGCTGGGAATGTcccaggagctggtggctggttCCCCCAGGAGGGccagccctggggtgggggtgcagaGGGGGTCGGGTTGTTGTTGGTGGCCAAGGCGTCGTTTAactggggacagaggggagaggaggagggttAGGTGACAGCAATGCTGGAGTCAGGCTGAGTCCTCCAACATCCATCTTTTGTAGCCTACAGCGTGCGCGGGGGCAAGAGCTCAGTtactccccagcagcaggggtgGCTGAGCGCCTGGGCTGAGGCTTCCAGAAAACCAGTAAACACCGATGTTACTGGGGCGGATTTGAGGAGTTACGCAGGTTTGCAAACACatgttcccagccctgccaaagGTCCCCGCTTCAAGGCAAGGCACCAGTCGCAGCCCccgtggtggtttgttttttaaagaaattcatACTTACAGAGAAACCGTCTgacatttttcctaaaa comes from the Falco cherrug isolate bFalChe1 chromosome 7, bFalChe1.pri, whole genome shotgun sequence genome and includes:
- the LGALS3 gene encoding galectin-3 translates to MSDGFSLNDALATNNNPTPSAPPPQGWPSWGNQPPAPGTFPAYPSPPGSYPGAPAAYPGAPGAYPGAPGAYPGAPGQGPYPGAPGAFPGAPAGPGSYPAPGQPSSGPGFGPPPPQGGPAPPMKVPFDLPLQAGLMPRMLITIMGTVNPNPNRFSLDFKKGNDIAFHFNPRFNEDNKKVIVCNSMFQNNWGKEERTAPRFPFEAGKPFQLQILCEVDHFKVAVDGAHLLQYNFREKQLNAINKLCINGDITLTSVMPTMI